A genome region from Pseudomonas helmanticensis includes the following:
- a CDS encoding class I SAM-dependent rRNA methyltransferase, with product MSLPSLRLKANADRRLRNGHLWVYSNEIDVAATPLHGFKAGDQAILEAAGGKTLGIVAMSPNNLICARLVSRDIKLPLDKSLLVHRLNVALSLRERLFDKPFYRLVYGDSDLLPGLVVDRFGDILVVQIASATMEAHKDDVIAALTQVLKPSGILFKNDSAARDAEGLNRYVETVFGLVPEWVALEENGVKFEAPVIQGQKTGWFYDHRMNRARLAPYAKGKRVLDLYSYIGGWGVQAAAFGASEVFCVDASAFALDGVERNAALNGFADKMTCIEGDVFEALKELKASEERFDVIVADPPAFIKRKKDMKNGEGAYRRLNEQAMRLLNKDGILVSASCSMHLPEDDLQNILLTSARHLDRNIQMLERGGQGPDHPVHPAIAETRYIKSITCRLLPNS from the coding sequence ATGTCCCTGCCAAGCCTGCGCCTCAAAGCCAATGCCGACCGTCGCCTGCGCAACGGCCACTTGTGGGTCTACAGCAACGAAATCGATGTAGCCGCCACCCCGTTGCACGGCTTCAAGGCCGGCGATCAGGCGATTCTCGAAGCCGCCGGCGGCAAGACCCTGGGCATCGTGGCGATGAGCCCGAACAACCTGATCTGCGCCCGTCTGGTGTCGCGCGACATCAAACTGCCGCTGGACAAATCCCTGCTCGTGCATCGCCTCAACGTCGCCTTGTCGCTGCGCGAGCGTCTGTTCGACAAGCCGTTCTATCGCCTGGTTTACGGTGATTCCGACCTGTTGCCAGGCCTGGTTGTCGACCGTTTCGGTGACATCCTCGTCGTGCAGATCGCTTCCGCGACCATGGAAGCGCACAAGGATGACGTCATCGCAGCACTGACCCAAGTGCTCAAGCCAAGCGGTATTCTGTTCAAGAACGACTCCGCCGCGCGTGACGCCGAAGGCCTCAACCGCTACGTCGAAACCGTGTTCGGCCTGGTGCCGGAGTGGGTTGCGCTGGAAGAGAACGGGGTGAAGTTCGAAGCACCGGTCATCCAGGGCCAGAAAACCGGCTGGTTCTACGACCACCGCATGAACCGCGCACGCCTGGCGCCTTACGCCAAAGGCAAACGCGTCCTCGACCTCTATAGCTACATCGGTGGCTGGGGTGTGCAGGCAGCGGCATTCGGCGCCAGCGAAGTGTTCTGCGTCGACGCTTCGGCCTTCGCCCTCGACGGCGTCGAGCGTAACGCGGCACTGAACGGTTTCGCCGACAAGATGACCTGCATCGAAGGTGACGTTTTCGAAGCCTTGAAAGAGCTGAAAGCCAGCGAAGAGCGCTTCGACGTGATCGTTGCCGATCCTCCGGCGTTCATCAAACGCAAGAAGGACATGAAAAACGGCGAAGGCGCCTACCGTCGCCTGAACGAGCAAGCCATGCGCCTGCTCAACAAGGACGGCATTCTGGTCAGCGCTTCGTGCTCGATGCACCTGCCGGAAGATGACCTGCAGAACATCCTGCTGACCAGCGCCCGTCACCTGGATCGCAACATCCAGATGCTCGAGCGCGGCGGTCAGGGCCCGGATCACCCGGTGCACCCGGCCATCGCCGAAACCCGCTATATCAAGAGCATCACCTGCCGTCTGCTGCCTAATAGCTGA
- a CDS encoding multidrug transporter has protein sequence MKCLQVLLVTLLLCSSLAVQATEGGSGDPRYAIQNPPAYAMIGDLLIARPLLVVATVIGTAAFVVSLPFTALGGGIGDAGQALVVDPAKAAFVRCLGCTGEGFEQRE, from the coding sequence ATGAAATGCCTGCAAGTTCTCTTGGTGACGCTGTTGCTGTGTTCCAGTCTGGCCGTTCAGGCCACGGAAGGCGGCAGCGGCGATCCTCGTTATGCCATCCAGAATCCCCCGGCCTACGCCATGATCGGCGATTTGCTGATTGCCCGACCATTATTGGTGGTGGCAACGGTGATCGGTACGGCGGCGTTTGTCGTGTCATTGCCGTTTACCGCACTGGGTGGCGGGATTGGCGATGCGGGGCAGGCGTTGGTGGTTGATCCGGCGAAGGCGGCGTTTGTGCGGTGCCTGGGGTGTACGGGAGAGGGGTTTGAGCAGCGCGAGTGA
- a CDS encoding GMC family oxidoreductase, which yields MPVPDPFREGLARGWKTFNGAQLTDDLTLEADVAIIGSGAGGGTTAEILSAAGYKVLLIEEGPLKTSSDFKMLEDQAYSSLYQEGIGRMSKDGAITILQGRAVGGTTLINWTSSFRTPEPTLEHWAKEHNVKGHSVAEMAPWFEKMEQRLGVAPWMVPPNANNDVIRKGCEQLGYSWHVIPRNVRGCWNLGYCGMGCPTNAKQSMMVTTIPATLEKGGELLYLARVEKLLISGDKVSGLHCVAMDERCVETTGRTITVKARHYVLAGGGINSPALLLRSDAPDPHKNLGKRTFLHPVNMSAARFDEVVNPFYGAPQSIYSDHFQWKDGTTGPMAFKLEVPPLHPALAATLLGGFGQESAQHMGDLPHTHAMLALLRDGFHPDSSGGAVELRGDGSPVLDYQVSSYAWEGLRRAFHVMAEIQFAGGAQAIMPMHADARYVKTLAEARTLIDGLSLELYRTRLGSAHVMGGCAMGEEPKTAVTDSLGRHHQLSNLSIHDGSLFPTSIGANPQLSVYGLTAQLATALVERLKTP from the coding sequence ATGCCCGTACCCGACCCCTTCCGCGAAGGCCTCGCCCGAGGCTGGAAAACCTTCAACGGCGCGCAACTGACCGACGACCTGACGCTTGAAGCCGATGTCGCCATCATCGGCAGCGGCGCCGGCGGTGGCACCACCGCCGAAATCCTCAGTGCCGCCGGCTACAAGGTGCTGCTGATCGAAGAAGGCCCGCTGAAAACCAGCTCCGACTTCAAGATGCTCGAAGACCAGGCCTACAGCAGCCTTTATCAGGAAGGCATCGGCCGCATGAGCAAGGACGGCGCGATCACCATCCTGCAGGGTCGCGCGGTCGGCGGCACGACGTTGATCAACTGGACATCGAGCTTTCGCACGCCCGAGCCGACGCTCGAGCACTGGGCCAAAGAACACAACGTCAAAGGTCACAGCGTCGCCGAGATGGCGCCATGGTTCGAGAAAATGGAACAGCGCCTCGGCGTCGCCCCATGGATGGTGCCGCCGAACGCCAACAACGACGTGATCCGAAAGGGCTGCGAGCAACTCGGCTACAGCTGGCACGTGATCCCGCGCAACGTGCGCGGCTGCTGGAACCTCGGCTATTGCGGCATGGGCTGCCCGACCAATGCCAAGCAGTCGATGATGGTGACGACCATTCCGGCCACCCTGGAAAAGGGCGGCGAACTGCTTTATCTGGCACGTGTGGAAAAACTGCTGATCAGCGGCGACAAGGTTTCCGGCCTGCATTGCGTGGCGATGGATGAACGCTGCGTCGAAACTACCGGGCGCACCATTACCGTCAAGGCGCGGCATTACGTGCTGGCTGGCGGCGGCATCAACAGCCCGGCACTGCTGCTGCGTTCCGACGCACCGGACCCGCATAAAAACCTTGGCAAACGCACCTTTCTGCACCCGGTGAACATGTCCGCCGCGCGTTTTGATGAGGTGGTCAATCCGTTTTACGGCGCGCCGCAGTCAATCTACTCGGACCACTTCCAATGGAAGGACGGCACCACCGGGCCAATGGCGTTCAAACTCGAAGTACCGCCGCTGCATCCTGCGCTGGCGGCGACTTTGCTTGGCGGTTTTGGCCAGGAGAGCGCGCAACACATGGGCGACCTGCCGCACACCCACGCGATGCTGGCGTTGCTGCGCGACGGTTTCCACCCGGACAGCAGCGGTGGCGCGGTCGAGTTGCGCGGCGACGGTTCGCCGGTGCTCGACTATCAAGTGTCGTCTTACGCCTGGGAGGGTCTGCGTCGGGCCTTTCACGTCATGGCCGAGATCCAGTTTGCCGGCGGCGCGCAAGCGATTATGCCGATGCATGCTGACGCCCGCTATGTGAAAACCTTGGCTGAGGCCCGCACGCTGATCGATGGTCTGAGCCTCGAGTTGTACCGCACGCGGCTCGGCAGCGCCCACGTCATGGGTGGCTGTGCGATGGGCGAAGAGCCGAAAACCGCGGTCACCGACAGCCTCGGCCGTCATCATCAACTGAGTAATTTGTCGATTCATGACGGCTCGCTGTTTCCCACCAGCATCGGCGCCAACCCGCAGTTGTCGGTGTACGGCCTGACCGCACAACTGGCGACGGCCCTCGTCGAGAGGCTGAAAACCCCGTGA
- a CDS encoding MFS transporter gives MDEGKSAASVRQQRAAVSLLMAMVLLGVFPLDVLLPSFPALAEHFGNTPTDIALSISLFAMGIAFAQLLIGPLSDVIGRKGLLLAGMMISMLGALGCVLTADYTLFLIFRVMQALGCGCFVLSQALVQDLFEGEQRDRLRILMVTATGIFISLSPLAGTFLQATLGWRGSFWVFIALAGVVLIKAWLFLDGSRPIHNGPHPGFVQSYRRVLGDVEFVSYWLISAFAFACHFSFIVISPLIFMDRLQLAPYDFSLILLIYGAAYIVGGIVATVLTRRISPGKQITVGLSLILLSGLAMLYLSSNFALAPATVLIPMLICTAGTTIARPAATSGAMRLFPEIAGTSASAGSTIIFICGGLISALISLSPANLQSTLGYSFVLLSSVALALNSWIRRRATIPGAEAMTQPGSE, from the coding sequence ATGGATGAAGGAAAATCTGCGGCAAGCGTCCGCCAACAACGCGCTGCCGTAAGTCTGCTGATGGCGATGGTGCTGCTGGGGGTTTTTCCGCTGGATGTTTTGCTGCCTTCCTTTCCAGCCCTGGCCGAACATTTCGGCAATACGCCAACGGACATCGCACTGTCGATCAGTCTGTTCGCCATGGGCATCGCCTTTGCGCAGTTGCTGATCGGGCCGTTATCGGACGTGATCGGGCGTAAGGGCCTGCTGCTTGCCGGCATGATGATCTCGATGCTCGGCGCCCTCGGTTGCGTACTTACCGCTGATTACACGCTGTTCCTGATATTCCGGGTCATGCAGGCGTTGGGCTGCGGCTGCTTCGTACTGTCTCAGGCACTGGTCCAGGATCTGTTCGAAGGTGAACAACGTGATCGTCTGCGTATCCTGATGGTGACCGCCACGGGAATTTTCATTTCGCTGTCACCTTTAGCCGGCACCTTCCTGCAAGCCACCCTCGGCTGGCGCGGCAGCTTCTGGGTGTTCATCGCCCTGGCAGGCGTGGTGCTGATCAAGGCCTGGCTGTTTCTGGACGGCAGTCGCCCGATCCACAATGGCCCACACCCGGGCTTCGTTCAGTCCTATCGACGGGTATTGGGGGATGTCGAGTTCGTCAGCTATTGGCTCATATCGGCGTTCGCTTTCGCCTGCCATTTCTCGTTCATCGTGATCTCGCCGCTGATCTTCATGGACCGCCTGCAACTCGCGCCCTATGACTTTTCGCTGATCCTGCTGATCTACGGCGCCGCCTATATCGTTGGCGGCATTGTTGCCACGGTCCTGACCCGCAGGATTTCGCCCGGTAAGCAAATCACTGTGGGTTTGAGCCTGATTCTGCTGTCGGGACTGGCGATGCTTTATCTGTCGTCGAACTTTGCGCTGGCGCCTGCCACCGTACTGATCCCGATGCTGATCTGTACCGCCGGCACCACCATTGCGCGCCCGGCCGCCACTTCTGGCGCCATGCGTCTGTTCCCGGAAATCGCCGGCACCTCGGCTTCGGCGGGCAGCACGATCATCTTTATCTGTGGCGGATTGATCAGCGCGTTGATCAGCCTGAGTCCGGCCAACCTGCAATCGACGCTGGGTTACAGTTTTGTTCTGTTGAGCAGCGTTGCGCTGGCACTCAACAGCTGGATTCGGCGGCGTGCCACGATCCCCGGCGCCGAGGCCATGACCCAACCCGGCAGCGAATAA
- a CDS encoding HDOD domain-containing protein has product MPAQPQIMVDLQMEQYMPDPDLEVIAKLIAQDPGLSGSLLKIVNSPYYGLSNKITSIQRAVNLLGSRSIINLINAQSIKGEMNDDTIVTLNRFWDTAQDVAMTCLTLAKRIGTQAGDEAYALGLFHDCGVPLMLQRFPNYMSVLEKAYANASAECRVVDTENSEFNTNHAVVGYYTAKSWRLPEHVSAAIANHHNALAIFSDESSRNSQLKNLLAILKMAEHICASYRVLGNQTEDFEWNAVGPLVLDYVGLSDYDFETLKQTIRDLGAH; this is encoded by the coding sequence GTGCCCGCGCAACCGCAGATCATGGTGGATCTGCAAATGGAGCAGTACATGCCCGACCCGGACCTGGAGGTGATCGCCAAGCTGATCGCCCAGGATCCTGGCTTGTCCGGCTCGCTGCTGAAAATCGTCAACTCGCCCTACTACGGCTTGAGCAACAAGATCACCTCGATCCAGCGTGCGGTGAACCTGTTGGGCAGCCGTTCGATCATCAACCTGATCAATGCGCAGTCGATCAAGGGCGAGATGAACGACGACACTATCGTCACCCTCAACCGGTTCTGGGACACGGCCCAGGACGTGGCGATGACTTGCCTGACCCTGGCCAAGCGCATCGGTACTCAGGCCGGTGACGAAGCTTATGCCTTGGGCCTGTTCCACGATTGCGGCGTGCCGTTGATGTTGCAGCGTTTCCCCAATTACATGTCGGTGCTGGAAAAGGCTTACGCCAATGCCAGTGCTGAATGTCGCGTGGTCGACACTGAAAACAGCGAGTTCAATACCAACCATGCGGTAGTCGGTTACTACACCGCCAAATCCTGGCGTCTGCCGGAACACGTCAGCGCCGCGATTGCCAATCACCACAATGCGTTGGCGATTTTCAGCGATGAATCATCGCGCAACAGTCAGCTGAAAAACCTGCTGGCGATCCTGAAGATGGCCGAGCACATTTGCGCGTCCTATCGAGTGCTGGGCAATCAGACCGAAGATTTCGAATGGAACGCTGTCGGGCCACTGGTACTCGATTACGTAGGGCTGTCGGATTACGACTTCGAAACCCTCAAACAAACGATCCGCGACCTCGGCGCGCATTGA
- a CDS encoding YfhL family 4Fe-4S dicluster ferredoxin — translation MSLIITDDCINCDVCEPECPNAAISQGEEIYVIDPNLCTQCVGHYDEPQCQQVCPVDCIPLDEAHPETEEQLMEKYRLITGKA, via the coding sequence ATGTCCCTGATCATCACCGACGATTGCATCAACTGCGACGTCTGCGAACCCGAGTGCCCAAACGCCGCCATTTCCCAGGGCGAAGAGATCTACGTGATCGACCCGAACCTGTGCACCCAGTGCGTCGGCCACTACGACGAACCACAATGCCAGCAGGTCTGCCCGGTGGATTGCATTCCACTGGACGAGGCGCATCCGGAGACTGAAGAGCAGTTGATGGAAAAGTACCGCCTGATCACCGGCAAGGCCTGA
- the coaD gene encoding pantetheine-phosphate adenylyltransferase produces the protein MNRVLYPGTFDPITKGHGDLVERASRLFDHVIIAVAASPKKNPLFPLEQRVELAREVTKHLPNVEVVGFSTLLAHFAKEQNANVFLRGLRAVSDFEYEFQLANMNRQLAPDVESLFLTPSERYSFISSTLVREIAALGGDISKFVHPAVADALTLRFKK, from the coding sequence ATGAACCGAGTGTTGTACCCAGGTACCTTCGACCCTATTACCAAGGGCCATGGCGATCTGGTCGAACGCGCCTCGCGCCTGTTCGATCACGTGATCATTGCGGTCGCCGCCAGCCCGAAAAAGAACCCGCTGTTCCCGCTGGAACAACGGGTCGAACTGGCTCGCGAGGTCACCAAACACCTGCCGAACGTGGAAGTGGTCGGTTTCTCGACGCTGCTCGCGCATTTTGCCAAAGAGCAGAATGCCAACGTGTTTTTGCGCGGTTTGCGCGCGGTGTCGGACTTCGAATACGAATTCCAGCTGGCCAACATGAACCGCCAGTTGGCGCCGGACGTCGAGAGCCTGTTTCTCACACCGTCCGAACGTTACTCGTTCATTTCGTCGACGCTGGTGCGGGAAATTGCCGCGCTCGGCGGCGATATCAGCAAATTCGTCCACCCCGCCGTGGCCGACGCCCTGACCCTACGCTTCAAAAAGTAG
- a CDS encoding type 1 glutamine amidotransferase domain-containing protein codes for MATSLNGKRVAFLVTDGFEQVELTGPKQALEQAGAQVDILSAEAGKVKGWNHDKPADDFKVDQTFQAASIEQYDAVVLPGGVQNSDTIRIDQDAQHLVKTGASAGKPIAVICHGSWLLISSGLVNGKTMTSYKTVKDDLVNAGAHWVDKEVVKDGNLISSRQPDDIPAFSKALIDTLSA; via the coding sequence ATGGCCACCTCACTTAATGGCAAGCGCGTCGCTTTTTTGGTAACCGATGGTTTCGAACAGGTTGAATTGACAGGTCCCAAGCAGGCGCTGGAGCAGGCTGGCGCGCAGGTCGACATCCTCTCGGCCGAGGCCGGCAAGGTCAAAGGCTGGAACCACGACAAACCGGCCGACGACTTCAAGGTCGACCAGACTTTCCAGGCCGCCAGCATTGAACAGTACGACGCTGTGGTGCTGCCGGGCGGCGTGCAGAACTCCGATACCATTCGTATCGATCAGGATGCCCAGCATCTGGTCAAGACCGGCGCGTCTGCCGGCAAGCCGATTGCAGTGATCTGCCATGGCAGTTGGCTGCTGATCTCGTCAGGGCTGGTCAACGGCAAGACCATGACCAGCTATAAAACCGTCAAGGATGATCTGGTGAACGCCGGCGCGCACTGGGTGGATAAGGAAGTGGTCAAGGATGGCAACCTGATCAGCAGCCGGCAGCCGGATGATATTCCGGCGTTCAGCAAAGCGCTGATCGATACACTGTCTGCCTAG
- a CDS encoding SagB family peptide dehydrogenase, which translates to MHINPYLFILPRTPGLIVWNYKDHVQHELDLGYATRLAKLISNPNAFDNCNIIDTQLLNAGILTTSKIDSPTWGWDELSKIYHIGTQNIPCEHPPQNIQEWSSQYLSHCNEVLSKPCPEDERPMLAADQRIALPAPGVLTDTRLGSVLLQRKTCRSYTGEAITLNDLATLLYLSLGFLHEREHDRDDNIAAGLDARRSSPSGGGLNACEGFVLAQNVSGLEPGIYAYHPAEHCLSLINPLPEAALGHLLGGQHFINNLPLGLFITARFDKLWWKYEHSRAYRMAFVEAGHLSQSFQLVATALGLGTWLTGAFADEQVETLLKIAGSAEQPLFFVGCGASDGQAMCEEIQALLQEAST; encoded by the coding sequence ATGCACATCAATCCGTACCTATTCATATTGCCGCGCACACCCGGACTGATAGTCTGGAACTACAAAGACCACGTCCAACACGAACTTGATCTTGGTTATGCAACTCGCCTTGCCAAACTTATATCAAACCCGAACGCATTTGATAATTGCAACATAATAGACACGCAACTTCTGAACGCAGGAATACTGACCACTTCAAAAATAGACAGCCCAACATGGGGATGGGATGAACTGTCGAAGATTTACCATATCGGTACGCAAAACATCCCCTGCGAACACCCCCCACAGAATATCCAGGAGTGGTCCAGTCAATACCTGAGCCATTGCAACGAAGTACTGAGCAAACCCTGCCCCGAAGATGAACGCCCTATGTTGGCCGCCGATCAACGCATCGCGTTGCCCGCTCCCGGCGTGCTGACCGATACCCGACTCGGCAGCGTACTGTTGCAGCGTAAAACCTGCCGATCCTATACCGGTGAAGCGATCACCCTGAATGACCTCGCCACCCTGCTCTACCTTTCCCTGGGCTTTCTGCACGAACGTGAACATGACCGCGACGACAACATTGCCGCCGGGCTCGATGCACGTCGCAGCAGTCCTTCGGGCGGAGGCCTGAATGCCTGTGAGGGTTTTGTCCTGGCACAGAATGTCAGCGGTCTTGAGCCCGGCATCTACGCCTATCACCCGGCTGAACATTGCCTGAGCCTGATCAACCCGCTGCCTGAAGCGGCGCTGGGTCATCTGCTCGGCGGTCAGCATTTCATCAACAACCTGCCGCTGGGACTGTTCATCACCGCACGATTCGACAAGCTCTGGTGGAAATACGAACACTCGCGCGCCTACCGCATGGCGTTCGTCGAAGCGGGTCACCTCTCGCAGTCGTTTCAATTGGTTGCCACTGCACTGGGTCTTGGTACCTGGCTGACGGGCGCCTTTGCTGATGAGCAGGTCGAGACACTGCTGAAGATTGCAGGCAGCGCGGAACAACCGCTGTTCTTCGTCGGCTGCGGCGCCAGTGATGGTCAGGCCATGTGTGAGGAAATTCAGGCTCTGTTGCAGGAGGCCAGCACATGA
- the mutM gene encoding bifunctional DNA-formamidopyrimidine glycosylase/DNA-(apurinic or apyrimidinic site) lyase: MPELPEVETTRRGIAPHLEGQRVSRVIVRDRRLRWPIPEDLDVRLSGQRIVLVERRAKYLLINAEVGTLISHLGMSGNLRLVEVGLPALKHEHVDIELESGLALRYTDPRRFGAMLWSTDPLNHELLIRLGPEPLTDLFDGERLFQLSRGRSMAVKPFIMDNAVVVGVGNIYATEALFAAGIDPRREAGGISRARYLKLAIEIKRILAAAIERGGTTLRDFIGGDGQPGYFQQELFVYGRGGEHCKVCGTGLREVKLGQRASVFCPRCQS; encoded by the coding sequence ATGCCTGAATTGCCGGAAGTCGAAACCACCCGCCGCGGCATTGCCCCGCATCTGGAAGGCCAGCGGGTCAGCCGGGTGATCGTGCGTGATCGGCGCTTGCGCTGGCCGATCCCCGAAGACCTCGATGTGCGTCTGTCCGGGCAGCGCATCGTGCTGGTCGAACGACGCGCCAAGTACCTGTTGATCAATGCCGAAGTCGGCACGCTGATCAGCCATTTGGGCATGTCGGGCAATTTGCGTCTGGTCGAGGTCGGGCTGCCGGCGTTGAAGCATGAACACGTCGATATCGAACTGGAATCGGGGCTGGCGCTGCGCTACACCGACCCGCGACGTTTCGGTGCGATGTTGTGGAGTACCGATCCGCTCAATCACGAATTGCTGATTCGTCTCGGGCCGGAGCCATTGACCGATCTGTTCGATGGCGAACGTTTATTCCAGCTGTCGCGCGGGCGGTCGATGGCGGTGAAGCCGTTCATCATGGACAACGCGGTGGTAGTTGGCGTTGGCAACATCTACGCGACCGAAGCGCTGTTCGCTGCCGGGATTGATCCACGTCGCGAGGCCGGTGGCATCTCCCGTGCGCGTTATCTGAAGCTGGCCATCGAGATCAAACGCATCCTTGCCGCTGCCATTGAGCGCGGCGGTACCACGTTGCGTGATTTCATCGGTGGCGACGGGCAGCCGGGCTATTTCCAGCAAGAGCTGTTCGTCTATGGCCGTGGTGGCGAACACTGCAAGGTCTGCGGCACCGGGCTGCGCGAAGTGAAGCTGGGGCAGCGCGCCAGTGTGTTCTGCCCGCGCTGCCAGAGCTGA
- a CDS encoding diiron oxygenase yields the protein MSALPCAPMEAPAAWALRFTLGDWNNRASVRTSQHDFLLPEDVEQQLETRHWFPPAFLPYLAHPAIQAAGAAVRHRLAANHLVHFLDYTTLLEHRIVNRAVETIIHGELPAYIPARMKNAALQLYTDEGYHALFSNRLAEQIASRYAIVDRPVMPLRISRLNSLIARTPQGNRPLAWFLLGFVSETIIARELLDACRDSLVSSVSDMLRDHLADEARHSRYFAEVFHYLWLTLNSRQRTFSAKLLLEVIGLFFEVDPRWLQQSLRGAGIAESTIKEIVDGLADAQASRQRAKTGATATLDALKNAGFFALPDNQKLFAKAGLIDG from the coding sequence ATGAGTGCGCTGCCGTGCGCTCCAATGGAGGCACCTGCTGCCTGGGCACTACGCTTCACCCTTGGCGACTGGAACAACCGTGCCTCGGTACGCACCAGCCAGCACGACTTCCTGTTGCCGGAAGACGTTGAACAACAACTGGAGACCCGCCACTGGTTTCCGCCGGCATTTCTGCCATACCTGGCGCATCCGGCCATTCAGGCTGCGGGCGCCGCTGTCCGGCACCGGTTGGCAGCCAACCATCTGGTGCACTTTCTCGACTACACCACGCTGCTCGAACACCGCATCGTCAACCGCGCCGTCGAAACCATCATCCACGGTGAGTTGCCGGCCTACATTCCCGCGCGGATGAAAAATGCTGCCCTGCAGCTATATACCGATGAGGGCTACCACGCACTGTTCTCCAACCGACTCGCCGAACAGATAGCCAGCCGGTATGCCATCGTTGATCGCCCGGTGATGCCGCTGCGCATCAGCCGATTGAATTCCCTGATCGCCCGCACACCTCAAGGCAACCGCCCGCTGGCCTGGTTTCTGCTTGGCTTCGTCTCGGAAACCATCATTGCCCGGGAGCTGCTGGATGCCTGTCGTGACAGCCTGGTCTCCAGCGTGAGTGACATGTTGCGCGATCATCTCGCCGACGAGGCGCGCCACAGCCGCTACTTCGCCGAAGTGTTCCATTACTTGTGGCTGACGCTGAACAGCCGTCAACGCACCTTCAGCGCCAAGCTGCTACTGGAGGTCATCGGCCTGTTCTTCGAAGTCGACCCACGCTGGTTGCAACAAAGCCTGCGCGGCGCCGGTATCGCCGAAAGCACTATCAAGGAAATAGTCGACGGTCTGGCCGATGCACAAGCCAGCCGGCAACGCGCCAAAACGGGGGCGACGGCAACACTCGACGCACTGAAAAACGCCGGATTCTTTGCACTTCCCGACAACCAGAAACTTTTCGCCAAGGCAGGACTGATCGATGGATGA